In one Natronoarchaeum mannanilyticum genomic region, the following are encoded:
- a CDS encoding lactonase family protein yields the protein MATEEHIAAVGTYSAATEEGVYTVAIDPETGAMRRLDAVAAGPDPTFVAFHPSGRYLYAAVREDGEGAIRSYEVDRSTGELTERDAAPSGATAPCYCSVDETGQFLFVAHYTGGAVSMLPIDSEGGLETPSEVIEHRGSSVDPDRQTAPHPHSITLGPENRFAYVPDLGTDQVVVYEVQYDDGSLARVDAVDCTPGSGPRHLDFSADGERVFLINELDSTVTVFDRESDGLLSECATVSTLPEDFDADNKTAEVAVHPAGEYVYGSNRGQDTIVTFSVGDGTITRIDRTATGGEWPRHFALSPDGELLFVENRDTDNIVAFDVDTATGDLSPNGESLSIREPVCMRWLPE from the coding sequence ATGGCAACTGAAGAGCACATAGCGGCTGTCGGAACGTACAGCGCGGCGACCGAGGAGGGCGTTTACACCGTGGCGATCGATCCCGAGACTGGCGCGATGCGTCGCCTCGACGCGGTAGCGGCCGGGCCGGACCCGACGTTCGTTGCGTTTCACCCGTCCGGACGCTATCTCTACGCGGCCGTTCGCGAGGACGGCGAAGGCGCCATCCGATCCTACGAGGTCGACCGTAGCACCGGCGAACTGACGGAACGGGACGCCGCTCCGAGCGGCGCGACGGCTCCCTGTTACTGTTCGGTCGACGAAACGGGGCAGTTCCTGTTCGTCGCTCATTACACCGGCGGAGCCGTCTCGATGCTCCCGATCGATTCCGAGGGCGGACTCGAAACGCCGAGCGAAGTAATCGAACATCGGGGCTCGAGTGTCGACCCGGACCGCCAGACTGCACCCCACCCCCACTCGATCACGCTCGGTCCCGAAAATCGCTTCGCGTACGTCCCGGATCTCGGGACCGATCAGGTGGTCGTCTACGAGGTGCAGTACGACGACGGCTCGCTCGCCCGCGTCGACGCCGTCGACTGTACTCCGGGCTCGGGACCGCGGCATCTCGACTTCTCCGCGGACGGCGAGCGGGTGTTCCTGATCAACGAACTCGACTCGACTGTGACCGTCTTCGATCGGGAATCGGACGGACTGTTGTCCGAGTGCGCTACAGTGTCGACGCTCCCGGAGGATTTCGACGCTGATAACAAGACCGCCGAAGTCGCCGTGCATCCCGCTGGTGAGTACGTGTACGGTTCGAACCGTGGACAAGATACGATCGTCACGTTCTCCGTCGGAGACGGGACGATCACTAGAATCGACCGGACGGCTACCGGCGGCGAGTGGCCCCGCCACTTCGCGCTCTCCCCCGACGGTGAGCTCCTGTTCGTCGAGAATCGCGACACGGACAACATCGTCGCGTTCGACGTGGATACGGCGACCGGCGACCTATCGCCGAACGGTGAATCGCTGTCGATACGAGAACCGGTCTGTATGCGATGGTTGCCGGAATAG
- a CDS encoding NAD(P)-dependent oxidoreductase, whose product MNVLVTGSYGRCGTAIIDHLDGEPSYEFTYLNRSDRPSDHRYGGFDTHVANISEYDAIRPAFDEQDAVVHLAAYPYTDGEWQDVLEPNVIGMYNALEAARTAEVETFVFASTNHVMGMYEEEHAPELYEPEYDLRLEPTDPVRPDSCYGATKSFGEDLGRYYVERYEYPKQFYALRICSVLPYGCDHPYGRAERHVANGDYERDSSEYGRSVARIKAMWHSRRDFAQLVERCLEDEQVTFDIFNGVSDNDRRWFSIQNARERLGYDPVDNGETWTEPPSNSSEQPR is encoded by the coding sequence ATGAACGTCCTCGTAACCGGGTCCTACGGCAGGTGCGGGACCGCGATCATCGATCACCTCGACGGCGAGCCGAGCTACGAGTTCACCTATCTGAATCGATCCGATCGTCCGTCCGATCACCGATACGGCGGCTTCGACACCCACGTCGCGAACATCTCCGAGTACGACGCGATCCGTCCCGCGTTCGACGAGCAGGACGCCGTCGTACATCTGGCGGCGTACCCCTACACGGACGGCGAGTGGCAGGACGTTCTGGAACCGAACGTCATCGGGATGTACAACGCGCTCGAAGCGGCTCGCACCGCCGAAGTCGAGACGTTCGTGTTCGCGTCGACGAACCACGTGATGGGGATGTACGAGGAAGAGCACGCGCCGGAGCTCTACGAGCCGGAGTACGATCTCCGGCTCGAGCCGACCGACCCGGTCCGGCCGGACTCGTGCTACGGCGCGACGAAATCGTTCGGGGAGGATCTCGGCCGGTACTACGTCGAACGATACGAATACCCGAAGCAGTTCTACGCGCTGCGGATCTGCTCTGTCCTTCCGTACGGGTGCGATCACCCGTACGGACGAGCCGAGCGCCACGTCGCGAACGGCGACTACGAGCGCGATAGCTCCGAATACGGCCGTTCGGTGGCTCGAATAAAAGCGATGTGGCATTCCCGGCGAGATTTCGCCCAGTTGGTCGAGCGTTGCCTCGAGGACGAGCAAGTGACGTTCGATATCTTCAACGGCGTCAGCGACAACGATCGTCGCTGGTTCTCGATCCAAAACGCTCGGGAGCGGCTCGGCTACGATCCGGTCGACAACGGTGAGACGTGGACCGAACCGCCGTCGAATTCGAGCGAGCAACCCCGATGA
- a CDS encoding HalOD1 output domain-containing protein: MVPPVARREPATGPNTTVTRRIVERVSEITDEEATELPPLYNAVDPEALGELVDSASNHAQSLKITFTYVGHKVTVDETGAVRVSPIH; the protein is encoded by the coding sequence ATGGTTCCACCAGTTGCACGTCGCGAACCGGCGACCGGACCGAACACGACTGTCACGAGACGAATCGTCGAACGCGTCTCTGAAATCACGGACGAGGAAGCCACGGAGTTGCCGCCGCTGTACAACGCGGTCGATCCCGAGGCGCTCGGCGAACTCGTCGACTCCGCCTCGAACCACGCGCAATCGCTGAAAATCACGTTCACGTACGTCGGCCACAAAGTGACAGTCGACGAGACCGGTGCAGTTCGCGTTTCCCCGATTCACTGA
- a CDS encoding aldehyde dehydrogenase family protein gives MPTVYENYVDGEWVVSESGDTFDVQNPAEPSSIVGRFQSSSPADVDAAIDAAVAAQETWANTPGPERGDVLKRTGELLEERKESATEALVREEGKTRSEAAGEVQRAIDIFAYYAQKSLDLGGISKSPSGRNKDLYTKREPLGTVGLITPWNYPVAIPAWKLAPALAAGNTAVVKPASAAPGMTAILFECLDEAGLPDGVANMVTGSGSSVGTPLAEHDDVDGVSFTGSTAVGTSVAQTAADDLKRVQCEMGGKNPTVVMPSADIEEAVEILGVGAFGTTGQSCTAASRAIVHEEIYDEFVDAMVEYATDVEIGAGLDDPDMGPHVSKSELESTLEYVELGQQEGATLETGGERPSGAEYEEGYYVEPAVFSDVDNDMQIAQEEIFGPVLSVIEATDFEDALALANDVEYGLSASIVTQDLTEADEFVDRIEAGVAKVNEKTTGLELHVPFGGYKNSSTNTYREQGDAGLDFFTSTKTVYRNY, from the coding sequence ATGCCAACAGTCTACGAGAACTACGTGGACGGCGAGTGGGTCGTCTCCGAATCGGGCGACACGTTCGACGTACAGAACCCGGCGGAGCCGTCGTCGATCGTCGGGCGGTTCCAGTCCTCGTCGCCCGCGGACGTCGACGCTGCGATCGACGCTGCGGTCGCCGCGCAGGAAACGTGGGCAAACACGCCCGGCCCTGAGCGCGGCGACGTTCTCAAGCGGACCGGCGAACTCCTCGAAGAGCGAAAGGAGTCCGCGACCGAAGCCCTCGTACGCGAAGAGGGGAAGACGCGGTCCGAAGCCGCCGGCGAGGTCCAGCGCGCGATCGACATCTTCGCGTACTACGCCCAGAAGTCCCTCGATCTCGGCGGGATCAGCAAGTCACCCAGCGGGCGGAACAAGGATCTGTACACCAAGCGCGAACCGCTCGGAACCGTCGGGCTGATCACGCCCTGGAACTACCCGGTCGCGATTCCCGCCTGGAAACTCGCCCCCGCGCTGGCCGCGGGGAACACGGCGGTCGTCAAGCCCGCGTCCGCCGCCCCGGGCATGACGGCGATCCTCTTCGAGTGTCTCGACGAGGCGGGGCTGCCGGACGGCGTCGCGAACATGGTGACCGGATCGGGCAGCAGCGTCGGGACGCCGCTGGCCGAACACGACGACGTCGACGGCGTCTCCTTTACCGGGAGTACCGCCGTCGGGACGAGCGTCGCACAGACCGCTGCGGACGATCTCAAGCGCGTCCAGTGCGAGATGGGCGGCAAGAACCCGACCGTCGTGATGCCGAGCGCCGACATCGAGGAGGCGGTCGAGATTCTCGGCGTCGGCGCCTTCGGCACGACGGGCCAGTCCTGTACGGCGGCGTCCCGGGCGATCGTCCACGAGGAGATCTACGACGAGTTCGTCGACGCGATGGTCGAGTACGCGACCGACGTCGAGATCGGGGCCGGACTCGACGATCCCGACATGGGACCGCACGTCTCGAAGAGCGAGCTCGAGTCGACGCTCGAATACGTCGAGCTCGGGCAGCAGGAGGGTGCGACGCTCGAAACCGGCGGTGAGCGGCCCTCCGGTGCGGAGTACGAGGAGGGATACTACGTCGAGCCGGCGGTGTTCTCGGACGTCGACAACGATATGCAGATCGCCCAGGAGGAAATCTTCGGGCCGGTCCTCTCGGTCATCGAGGCGACCGACTTCGAGGACGCCCTGGCGCTGGCCAACGACGTCGAGTACGGGCTCTCGGCGAGCATCGTCACGCAGGATCTCACCGAGGCCGACGAGTTCGTCGACCGCATCGAGGCGGGCGTCGCGAAGGTCAACGAGAAGACGACCGGACTGGAACTACACGTCCCCTTCGGCGGCTACAAGAACTCGTCGACGAACACGTACCGCGAACAGGGCGACGCCGGACTCGACTTCTTCACGTCCACGAAGACGGTATACCGGAACTACTGA
- a CDS encoding PQQ-binding-like beta-propeller repeat protein codes for MRDDDAAADDPGLPRRTTERRDSRDWSRRGALASFAAAGTVALAGCSLRASTSGVEPLWEREFATATAAGPPAATDEHVVVGGQDKRLHGFTADGERILSVETGGPIEARPAVPTSGGPVHVHSTDGDLYTAGLSGERLWHVEGQARNGWLGRHGSLLVSIDPSDEAITGYDARDGTRRFQRSGSEYPAPVLSDSTSVFHVTNSDGDRKLVTLAPATGEVLWESQPRAVFPYVVAAGDRIVTVRRSTVRMRRARDGHVLWRTAVDGEVTSYFEPPVWLGEHVYVRIHRDDRSDELVAIERDGGAVRWRRAVGDELETVIATSEGVFVASSVDDPDGGILIRLDAFDLDGTRRWQTTTDVAIGGTVEALGRAGELLFAASDTELAAYDPATGNRRWRYDPASRRLGVTTADGALYVSQRDRGGIARLPTS; via the coding sequence ATGCGTGACGACGACGCCGCTGCCGACGATCCCGGTTTGCCACGGCGCACGACCGAGCGACGGGACAGCCGGGACTGGTCGCGCCGTGGGGCGCTCGCCTCGTTCGCGGCGGCGGGAACGGTCGCGCTGGCAGGATGTAGCCTGCGAGCATCGACGTCCGGCGTCGAACCCCTCTGGGAGCGCGAGTTTGCGACCGCGACGGCGGCGGGCCCACCGGCCGCGACCGACGAGCACGTCGTCGTCGGGGGCCAGGACAAACGCCTCCACGGGTTCACGGCCGATGGGGAGCGGATCCTCTCCGTCGAAACCGGAGGTCCCATCGAGGCGCGACCGGCCGTCCCGACGTCGGGCGGCCCGGTCCACGTCCACAGCACCGACGGTGACCTCTACACGGCCGGGCTGTCGGGGGAGCGACTGTGGCACGTGGAGGGCCAGGCCCGGAACGGATGGCTCGGTCGCCACGGATCGCTGCTGGTCAGCATCGATCCGTCCGACGAGGCGATCACCGGCTACGATGCGCGCGACGGGACCCGTCGTTTCCAGCGCTCCGGAAGCGAGTATCCGGCCCCCGTACTCAGTGACTCTACCAGTGTCTTCCACGTCACGAACTCGGATGGCGACAGGAAGCTGGTGACGCTCGCTCCGGCGACCGGCGAGGTGCTGTGGGAGTCGCAACCTCGCGCGGTCTTCCCCTACGTCGTGGCTGCCGGCGACCGGATCGTGACGGTCCGCCGTTCTACCGTCCGGATGCGCCGGGCCCGCGATGGACACGTCCTGTGGCGGACCGCGGTGGACGGCGAGGTGACGAGCTACTTCGAGCCGCCGGTCTGGCTCGGCGAGCACGTCTACGTACGTATCCACCGCGATGATCGCTCGGACGAGCTGGTTGCCATCGAGCGCGACGGGGGAGCCGTACGGTGGCGCCGAGCCGTCGGGGACGAACTCGAGACGGTGATAGCGACCTCAGAAGGTGTGTTCGTTGCGAGCTCGGTCGACGACCCCGACGGTGGCATCCTCATCCGGCTGGACGCCTTCGACCTCGATGGGACGCGGCGATGGCAGACGACGACCGACGTCGCGATCGGCGGGACGGTCGAGGCTCTGGGTCGGGCCGGCGAGCTTCTCTTTGCGGCCAGCGATACCGAACTCGCCGCCTACGACCCTGCGACCGGGAACCGCCGGTGGCGGTACGATCCGGCGTCCAGACGACTCGGTGTGACGACGGCTGATGGCGCACTGTACGTTTCTCAGCGCGATCGCGGCGGCATAGCACGGCTTCCGACGAGCTGA
- a CDS encoding IclR family transcriptional regulator: MPTNTPRQIDAVQKTCRILEYLQDSGGAGVTEIAEELEFSKSVVHAHLATLNEENLVVKDGYTYSLGLKFLDIAETAKNGVADHEIVRNQVRELAEGTGEVVHFGAEENGRVVYVAKSKGESAVETASRVGKRMPMHSTSLGKAILAEFSEDAVEQIVDQHGLPEQTEHTITDEERLYEDLDTIRDRGYSIDNQENIPGVRCIGISVSAPEAGVLGALSISGPSQRMTDDRIENELKETIAQAANVIEVNSRYQ; the protein is encoded by the coding sequence ATGCCCACGAACACGCCGCGGCAGATCGACGCAGTCCAGAAGACCTGTCGCATACTCGAATACCTCCAGGACAGCGGCGGTGCAGGCGTCACGGAGATCGCCGAGGAACTCGAATTCTCGAAGAGCGTCGTCCACGCGCACCTGGCGACGCTCAACGAGGAAAATCTCGTCGTCAAAGACGGGTACACGTACTCGCTCGGCCTCAAGTTTCTCGATATCGCGGAAACGGCCAAGAACGGCGTGGCGGACCACGAGATCGTCCGAAATCAGGTTCGTGAACTGGCGGAAGGCACCGGCGAAGTTGTCCACTTCGGCGCCGAAGAGAACGGTCGCGTCGTCTACGTCGCAAAGTCGAAAGGGGAATCCGCGGTCGAGACCGCATCGAGGGTCGGGAAGCGGATGCCGATGCACTCGACCTCGCTCGGCAAGGCTATCCTGGCGGAATTCTCGGAGGATGCGGTCGAGCAGATCGTCGATCAGCACGGACTCCCCGAACAGACGGAACACACGATCACCGACGAGGAGCGCCTCTACGAGGATCTGGATACGATCAGGGACCGCGGATACTCGATCGACAATCAGGAGAACATTCCCGGCGTTCGCTGCATCGGCATCTCGGTCTCCGCACCGGAGGCTGGCGTTCTGGGCGCCCTGAGCATTTCGGGACCGTCACAACGGATGACCGACGACCGGATCGAGAACGAACTGAAAGAGACGATCGCCCAGGCGGCCAACGTCATCGAAGTAAATTCGCGATATCAGTGA
- a CDS encoding mannonate dehydratase has protein sequence MQRERPETDIDELPLRTGLRTRTLSDERLAFCRQIGVEDIFLDHRSPRGDVFEDEGSNDDETITIDDGVVPSVSDLVQARRRAEDAGLRLMGIQSLSYNVYGKIMLDKEGKESQLETIKQLIRNLGQADIPILGYQWNPRGVVPMRTSQTVRLRGGARGREFDIDDLDAPYDPVDELEREYTEEELWENYEQFLEEVLPVAEDAGVRMALHPADPPSVEQLGGIPRLFRNREAFERAMEIVPSDNHGLKLCLGCFSEMPDADVKDVIVHFGGNDDIVFVHFRDVVGTWPRFTETFLDDDQSNFDPKVAIDKLREVGFDGVVVPDHVPDVVGDTEWGHRSRAHAVAYLNGLLARTDDASR, from the coding sequence ATGCAACGAGAACGACCAGAGACTGACATAGACGAACTGCCGCTCCGCACCGGTCTTCGGACCCGGACGCTGTCCGACGAGCGTCTCGCGTTCTGCCGCCAGATCGGCGTCGAGGACATCTTCCTCGATCACCGCTCCCCGCGCGGCGACGTGTTCGAAGACGAAGGAAGCAACGACGACGAGACGATCACGATCGACGACGGCGTCGTGCCGAGCGTCTCCGACCTCGTCCAGGCTCGTCGGCGCGCGGAGGACGCCGGGCTCCGACTGATGGGGATCCAGTCGTTGAGCTACAACGTCTACGGGAAGATTATGCTCGACAAGGAGGGCAAGGAGAGCCAACTCGAGACGATCAAACAGCTGATCCGGAACCTCGGACAGGCGGACATCCCGATCCTCGGCTACCAGTGGAACCCCCGGGGCGTCGTCCCGATGCGTACCTCGCAGACAGTTCGGCTGCGCGGCGGGGCTCGCGGGCGCGAGTTCGACATCGACGACCTCGACGCGCCGTACGACCCCGTCGACGAGCTAGAACGAGAGTACACCGAGGAAGAGCTCTGGGAGAACTACGAGCAGTTCCTCGAGGAGGTACTTCCCGTCGCGGAGGACGCCGGCGTGCGGATGGCGCTCCACCCCGCCGATCCGCCGTCGGTCGAGCAACTGGGCGGGATCCCCCGCTTATTCCGGAATCGCGAGGCCTTCGAGCGAGCGATGGAGATCGTCCCGAGCGACAACCACGGGCTCAAGCTCTGCCTGGGGTGCTTCTCGGAGATGCCGGACGCCGACGTCAAGGACGTGATCGTCCACTTCGGCGGCAACGACGACATCGTGTTCGTCCACTTCCGCGACGTGGTGGGCACCTGGCCGCGGTTCACCGAGACGTTCCTCGACGACGATCAAAGCAATTTCGACCCGAAAGTGGCGATCGACAAACTCCGAGAGGTCGGGTTCGACGGCGTCGTCGTCCCGGATCACGTCCCCGACGTGGTCGGCGACACGGAGTGGGGCCACCGGTCGCGAGCCCACGCGGTCGCCTATCTGAACGGACTCCTGGCGAGGACGGACGACGCATCCCGATAA
- the uxaC gene encoding glucuronate isomerase, which yields MAFEADEYLLESDAAKTLYAEIESLPVVDPHSHADLSEIVENDGWDDIWEVEGATDHYVWSMMRKRGVPERKITGDASNKEKWMALAEVFPELAGNPTYEWIQLDLRRRFGIEKPLSAETGEEIWEETKARLSEQSMKPQSLLDDLDVEVLCTTDDPTSDLADHKTAEDAVDGIDTRPTWRVDRALKIDQPSWREFVDELEAATGTDTASLSGYLSALEDTHDHFAEHGCRACDLSLEEVVTRPVGEQRAEEVYDAALAGENLSRAEIVDFQAFLLEEIGRLNREKDWVTQLHIGAVRDYRDELYETVGADAGGDVSTQSIELADNLRYFLNEFDGDMEIILYTVDPTHYPTLTTLSRAFPSVSVGPAWWFNDSPYGMDEQLRQMGSVDLLANHAGMVSDSRKLISYGSRFEMFRRVLANVLGEMVEQRRMPMDHAKQLATHLAYDRPRSLYEF from the coding sequence ATGGCCTTCGAAGCCGACGAGTATCTGCTCGAATCCGATGCAGCCAAAACGCTGTACGCGGAGATCGAATCCCTCCCCGTCGTGGATCCCCACAGCCACGCCGACCTCTCCGAAATCGTCGAGAACGACGGGTGGGACGACATCTGGGAAGTGGAGGGAGCGACGGACCACTACGTCTGGTCGATGATGCGAAAGCGGGGCGTGCCGGAACGCAAGATCACGGGTGACGCCTCGAACAAGGAAAAGTGGATGGCGCTCGCCGAGGTGTTCCCGGAGCTCGCCGGGAATCCCACCTACGAGTGGATCCAACTCGATCTCCGACGCCGATTCGGCATCGAGAAGCCGCTCTCCGCCGAGACGGGCGAAGAAATCTGGGAGGAGACCAAGGCCCGGCTCTCGGAGCAGTCCATGAAACCTCAGTCGCTGCTGGACGATCTGGACGTCGAAGTCCTCTGTACGACCGACGATCCGACGTCGGATCTCGCCGACCACAAGACGGCCGAGGACGCCGTCGACGGCATCGACACGCGCCCGACCTGGCGCGTCGATCGAGCGCTAAAGATCGATCAGCCGTCCTGGAGAGAGTTCGTCGACGAACTCGAAGCGGCGACCGGGACCGACACGGCCAGCCTTTCGGGGTATCTCTCCGCGCTCGAGGACACCCACGACCACTTCGCCGAGCACGGCTGCCGAGCGTGCGACCTGAGCCTCGAGGAGGTCGTGACCCGCCCGGTCGGCGAACAGCGGGCCGAAGAGGTGTACGACGCCGCGCTCGCCGGAGAAAACCTCTCGCGAGCGGAGATCGTCGACTTCCAGGCGTTCCTGCTCGAGGAGATCGGCCGGCTCAACCGGGAGAAAGACTGGGTCACGCAGCTTCACATCGGCGCGGTCCGCGATTACCGCGACGAGCTCTACGAGACGGTCGGCGCCGACGCCGGCGGCGACGTCTCCACGCAGTCGATCGAACTCGCCGACAATCTGCGATACTTCCTCAACGAGTTCGACGGCGACATGGAGATCATCCTCTACACCGTCGACCCGACGCACTACCCGACGCTCACGACGCTGTCGCGCGCGTTCCCCAGCGTGAGCGTCGGTCCAGCGTGGTGGTTCAACGACAGTCCCTACGGCATGGACGAGCAGCTGCGCCAGATGGGCTCGGTCGACCTGCTCGCGAACCATGCGGGGATGGTCAGCGACTCGCGGAAGCTGATCTCCTACGGCTCGCGCTTCGAGATGTTCCGGCGAGTGCTCGCGAACGTCCTCGGCGAGATGGTCGAGCAACGTCGGATGCCGATGGACCACGCGAAACAGCTCGCGACGCATCTGGCGTACGATCGTCCTCGTTCACTGTACGAGTTCTAG
- a CDS encoding trimeric intracellular cation channel family protein has product MVEGVIEVLFGDPFAVMNAIGLVAFAFVGASKAIREEFDLFGITIVGLMMAFAGGATRDLLVTRVPLALQSPIEIYLGLLGVGLAVVFSVIFSTPDTHPVTLVSDALGLAAFTTTGAIVATEASVSTFGVLAIATINAVGGGAVADILLNRSPFVLFDDFYASCTVLGGIAYCLTSGVGVAGSTAVAACAGVTLLSRLAAVSYDWRVPTVQALFRQDTE; this is encoded by the coding sequence ATGGTTGAGGGCGTCATCGAAGTACTGTTCGGGGACCCGTTTGCCGTTATGAATGCAATCGGGCTAGTTGCGTTTGCCTTCGTCGGGGCGTCGAAAGCAATCCGCGAGGAGTTCGACTTATTTGGCATTACTATCGTCGGGCTGATGATGGCGTTTGCAGGTGGAGCGACACGGGATCTTCTCGTAACGCGCGTTCCATTGGCTCTTCAGTCACCGATCGAGATCTACTTAGGCCTTCTCGGAGTCGGGTTAGCGGTCGTTTTTAGCGTGATCTTCTCGACCCCGGACACTCATCCGGTCACTCTGGTCTCGGATGCTCTCGGACTTGCCGCCTTCACTACGACCGGTGCGATCGTCGCAACTGAGGCGAGCGTTTCGACATTTGGCGTCCTCGCGATCGCGACCATCAACGCCGTGGGCGGCGGTGCGGTCGCGGATATTCTCCTGAATCGTTCTCCGTTCGTTCTTTTCGATGACTTCTACGCGAGTTGCACAGTACTTGGCGGGATTGCTTACTGCCTCACATCCGGTGTCGGTGTCGCCGGAAGCACCGCGGTTGCAGCGTGTGCGGGCGTAACGTTGCTGTCTCGACTGGCCGCAGTCTCGTACGACTGGAGGGTTCCGACTGTGCAGGCTCTGTTCAGACAAGATACGGAGTGA
- a CDS encoding dihydrodipicolinate synthase family protein has protein sequence MSLPAAQVKEQLRGVAVGLLTPFDEALEIEHRKIAENAQSLYDDGMRTFLAAANISEYHSLSQQERVDSVETIVDALPSDACVLAGVGGSTAGARELIEAYDRIGADAMMIMPPDHTYLHERGLLEYYRSLSSATDAPLVPYVRGFDPSAEYLADLTRIDGIVGIKYALKDSVKLGEAIQAGDDDVVWVNGLAEPYAVAYWAEGVEGFTAGVSNFRPEVGQELFQALSEENWERARTIRDVCLPYQRFRDETGQNNTLGGAISVPAVKKGLELAGLHGGNVREPIRPLTEDEAARAEEIYNKLDDDIDRLVS, from the coding sequence ATGTCATTGCCAGCAGCGCAGGTCAAAGAGCAGTTGCGAGGCGTCGCCGTCGGACTGCTCACGCCGTTCGACGAGGCTCTGGAGATCGAGCACCGGAAGATCGCGGAGAACGCCCAGTCGCTCTACGACGACGGGATGCGTACTTTCCTTGCGGCCGCGAACATCAGCGAGTACCACTCTCTCTCCCAGCAAGAGCGCGTCGACAGCGTCGAGACGATCGTCGACGCGCTGCCGTCGGACGCGTGCGTTCTCGCCGGCGTCGGGGGGAGCACGGCCGGCGCCCGAGAGCTGATCGAGGCGTACGATCGGATCGGCGCCGACGCGATGATGATCATGCCGCCGGATCACACGTACCTCCACGAGCGGGGGTTGCTGGAGTACTATCGCAGCCTGTCGTCGGCGACCGACGCGCCGCTGGTGCCGTACGTACGCGGCTTCGATCCGTCGGCCGAGTACCTCGCCGATCTGACCAGGATCGACGGCATCGTCGGGATCAAGTACGCCCTGAAGGACTCAGTGAAGCTGGGGGAAGCGATTCAGGCTGGCGACGACGACGTCGTCTGGGTCAACGGACTTGCGGAACCGTACGCGGTCGCCTACTGGGCGGAAGGTGTCGAAGGGTTCACCGCGGGTGTCAGCAACTTCCGTCCCGAAGTCGGCCAGGAGCTGTTTCAGGCACTGTCTGAGGAGAACTGGGAGCGCGCACGTACGATCAGGGACGTCTGCCTTCCGTATCAGCGCTTTCGGGACGAAACCGGCCAGAACAACACGCTCGGCGGAGCGATCAGCGTGCCGGCCGTCAAGAAGGGCCTCGAACTCGCCGGCCTCCACGGCGGGAACGTGAGAGAGCCGATTCGCCCGCTCACCGAGGACGAAGCTGCCCGCGCCGAGGAGATCTACAACAAGCTCGACGACGACATTGATCGGCTCGTCTCCTGA
- a CDS encoding sodium symporter yields MDGVSGEAIVESVTMVFVLSTMVSMGMDVSVSQLCAALRRRQLLAKSLVLNLVVIPLLSYSLVRNIPIETGYAAGILLLAVAPGAPFGPKFAEISDSDTAFASGLMAILCMLSVVTIPLSLVVLVPGNVVVDPLAIGQMVLGIQLVPLLAGLGLTVYHSPFADRLYRPIQRLSDYSFVGLIVLLLIVYSDDMVSLIGTGTLGISVAVVGVSLSLGYLLGGPARTTREVLATTTAARNAAIALFIATTGFSDPKVLTVVLVFSFICVVGSGLIAGLWR; encoded by the coding sequence ATGGATGGAGTATCCGGTGAGGCGATCGTTGAGTCCGTCACGATGGTCTTCGTCCTCTCGACGATGGTCTCGATGGGGATGGACGTGTCAGTCAGTCAACTTTGTGCTGCACTCCGGAGACGGCAACTTCTGGCAAAATCCCTGGTGCTAAACCTCGTTGTTATCCCATTACTTTCTTATTCTTTAGTCCGTAATATTCCGATAGAGACGGGGTATGCGGCCGGGATTCTGCTACTCGCTGTCGCTCCAGGAGCGCCGTTCGGCCCGAAGTTTGCGGAAATATCGGACAGCGATACAGCATTCGCAAGCGGCCTCATGGCAATCCTCTGTATGCTTTCGGTTGTGACGATACCACTCTCACTGGTGGTTCTCGTCCCCGGCAATGTCGTCGTAGACCCGCTCGCGATCGGGCAGATGGTTCTGGGTATCCAACTCGTTCCATTATTGGCCGGTCTCGGACTGACAGTCTACCACTCGCCGTTTGCAGACCGCCTGTATCGCCCGATTCAGCGGCTCTCGGATTATTCGTTCGTCGGGTTGATCGTGCTACTACTGATCGTCTACAGCGACGATATGGTTTCACTGATCGGGACCGGGACACTGGGAATCTCAGTAGCCGTTGTGGGAGTATCGTTATCGCTCGGCTATCTCCTTGGCGGTCCCGCACGGACTACACGAGAGGTGCTGGCGACGACGACAGCCGCTCGAAATGCTGCGATCGCCCTGTTTATCGCTACGACCGGCTTTTCGGATCCGAAGGTCCTCACGGTGGTCCTCGTCTTTTCGTTCATCTGCGTCGTCGGATCCGGATTGATCGCAGGTCTGTGGCGGTAA